The genomic DNA ACTCTCGTTGCTCGGCGCGCTCGCGTCGAACCACCTCGCCAGCGCCCACGAGGAACTCGGCCGCTAGTCGTCGTCCGCGTCGATGATGCGCTGGCTGGCCAAGAGCACCAGCCCGGCCGCCAGTAGCAGCCCGAAGGAGACCAGATACAGTATGTTCGCGGTTAAATCGACAAGCGCCGCGACTCCGAGTGCCGCGGCGAACATCACCCAGCCCCCGCCGGCGCGTCGTTCGCCGCCGTAGATGTGGACGCCGGCGGCAACGAGCAGGACGATTGCCCCGCCGCCGACGAAGGCTCCCTCGGGAAGCCCAACGAGAAGGTCGGCGACAAGCAACGGTCCCAGTCCGAGCAACACGACGAGACGACTGTAGGCGGCGGGTTCACGCTCCATACGTCGACACCCGACCCGGAGGTTGAAAGCCCACTCGAATCGCGGCGGCGGTCAGCGACGAATCGAAATGACAAGCAGCGCGACCGACCCCACGACGAGAACAGCAACCCCCGCTGCGAGCAGCACCGCCTCCGATAGTAGTGTCCCGAAGACCAGAAACGTCCACCCGAGCGCGCCGAGGCCGTGTACGGCTCCGACGACCCGGCGACCCTGCCGGAGGTACATGACGCTCCCGGCGAACAGTCCGACGGCAAACACCGCCGCCGACAGCGCGACGAGGTCGACCTCGACGCCGAGCACCGGCAGCCCGTCGGTGACCGTCCCGGCCAAAAACAGCAGGATACCGACGCCGAGACAGACGACAATGACCAGCGGGGCGACACTCGCCGTCTCGTCGGTCGGGTCGCTGTCGCCCTCGAAGTCCTCCGGATGGAATCGGTATTCGTCTTCGTCGCTCATGTCAGAGTCGCCGGAGCGTTCCGTCAGTTTCAGTCACTTCGCCCGCTCGCCGAAGCTTCGTCAGCAGCCGTTCGGCCTTCGCCTCCGGCACGCCGGCCGCTGTCGCGTACTCGACGACCTCGGCCTCGGTCGGCGCGTCGAGTTCGGAGAGGCCATCGAGGAGAATCCGCTTTCGGCTCCGCGAGCCCGATGTGTCCGTTTCTCCCGCATCGGCGACAGCATCGGGGTCGACACCCGACGCCGACAGAAACGTCGCGTCGTCTATCCCGACACCCTCGATGTCGATTGTTTGGGGGTCGACGAACGCCCCGTCGTCGGCCCGGTCTGCGAGCATCGAACTCCGGACACGAGCGGCGGCATCGGCGGTGTCGGTCTGGGCGAACGACCGGAGCTTCCCGAAGCGGTGACGCTTCCCACAGCGCCGGCACTCGGTCGTCTCCGGGCGGTCTTCGACCACCCAGATGGCACGGCATGCAGGACAGCCGACGACGGTGTACATACCCGATACTCTCGGTGTCCCGGCTGAATTACTTTACGAGTCAAAAAGAACGACTGACCTGGGTCATTGACCTCCTCTCCGCCCTAAAGGGCGAAGATTCCTCCGTGGGTAATCCAACCAGATTGATTACCCCGGCTGTGAACTTGCGGGTTTGCTGACGCACCTTCGGCCCTCGACTGAGGGTGTGGCGTATTGGCTATCCGCTCGGTGTTGCCCTCCCCGAAGGGAAGTGACACTCACGGGCGTCCAGCACCGTGAGCAGCGGGCCGGGCCATCGGCCTGACTCTCCGTTCCAGCCACCGTGGGGGAGTCGTCTCGTGACATGCCAACCGCTGCTGGTTGGGCTGGGAAGGTGTGTAAATGTGGAAGTTGAGACGCACTCGTAGCCATCTTGAGCATGAGCACGTTCCCCGCAGCAGCATGTCGCATGTCTACCATTTTATAATTGCTCGCATAAAATAAACGTTGGGATTACAGGCAGTCTGTGTCGCGTGATTTGTAGCATATCATGTCGGCTTCATCCCCGCGCTGAAGCGCGAGGCTTTCGCCTTGTAATTCAGTAACGGACGGCGACGGTCCGTTTAGGCGAGGTCGTAGAGGTTGTCGACGACGGCCTCGGCGTACTCGCTGGTGGCGAGCTTCTCGGCGTCTTCGACCTGTCGCTCGATGTCGTAGGTGACCTTGCGGTCGACGATGGTCTGTTCGACGGCGTCGCGAACGAGGTCGGCCGCGTCGTCCCAGCCCATGAACTCGAGCATGATGCGACCCGAGAGAATCATCGCGGTGGGGTTGACCTTGTCTTGGCCGGCGTACTTGGGCGCGGAGCCGTGGACCGGCTCGGCAAGCACGCGTCCGTCGCCGATGTTCGCGCCCGGCGCGATGCCGAGGCCGCCGATTTGGGCGCCACAGGCGTCCGAGAGGTAGTCGCCGTTGAGGTTCGGCATCGCCAGCACGTCGTATTGGTCGGTGCGAGTTAGAATCTGCTGGAGCATGTTGTCGGCGATGCGGTCGTTGACGACGACGGCGTCTTCCGGCGGCTCGCCGTCCCGTTCTTCCCAGAGGGTGTCCTCGGTGATGACCTCCTCGCCGTACTCCTCGCGGGCGACCTCGTAGCCCCAGTCACGGAAGGCACCCTCGGTGAACTTCATGATGTTGCCCTTGTGGACGAGGGTCACAGAGTCGCGGTCCTTTTCGAGGGCGTAGTCGATGGCCTGCCGGACGAGGCGCTTGGTGCCGAACTCGGTGATTGGCTTGACGCCAATACCGACCTCACCATCGTGGATGACATCGTCGTATCCCATCTGCTCTTCGACGAATTCCTTTACCTCTTGGACCTCGTCGGTGCCGGCTTCCCACTCGATGCCGGCGTAGACGTCCTCGGTGTTTTCCCGGAACGTGACCATGTCCATCTGCTCGGGCTGTTTGACCGGCGACGGGACGCCGTCGAGGTGGTAGGTCGGACGGATGTTCGTATAGAGGTCGAGCTTCTTCCGCAGGGCGACGTTGAGACTACGGAAGCCCGCCCCCACGGGCGTCGTTAGCGGCCCCTTGATGGACACTTTGAACTCCTTGAGTGCCTCGATTGTGTCTTCCGGTAGGTTCTCGTCGTACTTTTCGCGGGCCGACTCCCCAGCGTAGACCCGCATCCAGTTGATTTCACGCCCCGTCGCGTCAGCGGCCGCTTGCAGGACCTTCTGTGCTGCCGGTCCGACGTCCGTCCCGATACCGTCTCCGTGAATAATTGGAATAACCGGGTCGTCCGGAACGATGAGTTCGTCGTCCTCGTCTACCGCTACTTTCTCTCCCTCGGCTGGCACCTCGACTTTGTCGTATCCCATATCGGGGGCCTTCGGCCGGCCCCATCAAAGGCGTACCGCTCTCGCGGCGAATTTTGCATGAACAACCGGGAAGAACCGCGGGGGAGTTCCACACGTACAGGAATCCGACGAAAAGCCACAAACCGTAAGCAGGCAGGGGTCATACCGGGGGATATGCGAACGATTGTCCATGGCGGTGCGGGAACAGCTCCGGCGGAGCCGAACGAACGGCTCGCGGTGCTGGAGGGAGCCGCCGATGCCGGAGCCGACGCACAGACGCCGACCGAGGCGGTCTGTGCGGCCATCCGCCGGCTGGAGTCGGCCCCCCGATTCAACGCCGGTGTCGGCAGCGCCGTTCAATCCGATGGATACATCCGGACTGACGCGGGGCTGATGACGGACGACAGGTCTGTTGGTGCTGCTGCGGGGATGCCCGGTGTCGAACACGCTATCGATGTCGCCCGGACAGTCAAAGACGAGACGCCGCACGTTCTCGTGGCTGGCGTCCACGCCGTCGACCTCGCGGAGACCGTCGGCGTCGAGACCACCGTCGACCTCTGGACCGACCGGACGCGACAGCGGTGGGACGACCTCGATACGAAGCCACCGGACGAGTTGGGCGACCAACTCGCGTGGGTCACCGACCGGTTCGGCGGCGACCCCGCCGGCCGCGACGGAACGGACCACGACACCGTCGGAGCGGTCGCAACCGACGGCGACCGCATCGCTGCCGGCACCTCGACGGGCGGCCGCTGGCTGGCGCTTGCCGGCCGCGTCGGCGATGTCCCGCAGGTCGGCTCCGGCTTCTACTGTACGCCAGCCGGTGGAGTCTCTGCCACCGGTGCCGGCGAGGATATCGCGCGACAAACGCTTGCCCGCTCGGCAGCCGACCGCCTCGATGCTGGCGACGATGCACAGCGGGCGGTCGAGGCAGCCATCGACGACTTCGACGAGGCTGTCGAGGGAACTGCTGGTCTCATCGCGCTGACGCCCGACGGCGACGCCGGAGCGGCATACAGCAGCGAGGCGATGCAGACCGCGGTTTCCGGAACGCTCTGAGCCGGCCGATGCCTGTCATTTATACCCGATAGCGCCCCAGACCCGGTAATGACGCTTGACCCGGTCCACTTCGACGGTATCGCAGGGTTGGCTGACCGCATCAGCCACCGCGTCGATGCCACGGACCACGATGCCTTCGCCGAAACAGTCTTCGAGGAGTTTTTAGACCCGCTCTGGCACGACGGCGACCGCATCGTCGAACCGCTTGGCGAGTTACGCCGTCGCCGCATCGACATCGAGGACGCCGCGCTTCAAGACGCGCCGTTCCCCACCCAGCACGGCCTCGATTCAGGCACCATCAACCCGACGACGTTCACGAACGGACTCGTTATCGACATCGCCCACGCCGCGATGGCAGCAGTCCCTTCGGAGCTTTCGCTCCATCGCTCGCGGACCGTTGTCAAGACCGTCCACTCTAACGACCGGACGGTCGACTGCAACGAAGACGACTGGAGCGGCTTCGACCGCGATGGCCCCGACGGCGACTACTTTTCTCGCGGGCGTGTCCTGCAAGCGCCACACGTAAACCGGTACGAGGAAGGCGTCGTACACGCGCTCTCGTTGTATCTCGCCGAGGTCGAACACGCCCTCGACAACGCTGAGGCGGTCGAGGACCTGCTCGTCCTCGATGGCCCAATCTATCCGAAGGGGTTGCTCGCGTGGTCCGACCGCTCCCCCGAACTCGCGGACCTACTGGTGGAAAACGAACGCCCCCGCGATGTCGTCAGCAGCTACCTCCGGCTCGTCGAGCAGTTCGCCGACCGCGGCGTGCCGCTTGTCGGCGTTGTCAAGAACAGCGCCTCGAAGGCGATTACCCGTGCTGTCCGAAACGAAAAACGCGCCCCGTGGGTCAACGATGCCGCGTTCTTCGAGCGAGTGCTCCGTCGGACCGGCGACGACGGCGAGCTACGAACCGACGCACTGACCTTCACAAACTGGTTTGTCTCCCGCTGTGGCGTCGACGAGCCGCTGTCGAAACACGGCGATGCGCTTGGGCTCGAGCGGAACCGTCCACCGGAGGACTACGAAGTGACGTTTTGCTGTGTTTTCGACCCGCGGACCGAGCTGCTGTTCCGGGTTGAGGCACCAGCCGTTGTCACCCGTGACCCGGAGCTGCGGGAAGCGCTGACAATGCAGCTACTCCGGGATATTGCCCACGAGCGAGGGCCGCCGCTGGCTGTCGCCAAGGCCGACGAGTTGGCTCGCATCAGCCGCGACGAAAAGCGGGCGCTCGTCAAGACTATCGAAGAGCGGTTCGACGCCCAGGAGGCGACAGACTACAACGACGAGCGCTGGACCGGCCCGGTCTGACGACGCAAAAACGGCGACCGTCGCCGGGAAGCGAAGCGACCTTTGTCCGGGAACACGAAACGAACGGTATGTCAACGGCTTCCGCCCCGTCCTTTGCCCGTAACCATCCGAAGGCGCTCGCCACCGTCGTGACGCTCGTCGGATACGTCGTGGTCATCGGAACCCTCTACGGCGACTTCGGCCTCTACCCGGAGATTTCCGAGTCGACCGTCGACCTGCTGGCACACGCCATCGCCGTGGTCAACGCCGCGACAATCGCCTGCCTCGTCGCCGGCATCTACTGGATTCGTGCCGACGAGATACAGAAGCACCGCGCCGCAATGCTGGCTGCCTTCGGGCTCATCCTCGTCTTCCTCGTGCTGTACCTGCTGAAGACGGGGGGCGGCGGCCGCAAAGAGATTCTCGCCGGCGAGCCGCTCCGGGGAGCGTATCTCGCGATGCTCGGCATTCACATCTTCCTGTCGGTCGTCGCGGTGCCGTTCGTGCTGTACGCCATCACGCTCGGACTCACTCGGACGCCGACCGAACTCAAGTCGACCGCCCACGCCACCGTGGGCCGCATCGCCGTTACGACCTGGCTCGTCAGTCTCGTACTCGGCATCGTCGCCTACCTGATGCTGACGTTCTACTACGGACCCGAGCAGGTCGAGTTCGTCCGTGGGATGGCATAAAATGTCAGCGACCGATAAGGAGACGCTCCGGTCGCGCATCTGGGACCGGCTTGAATCGGACGGGCTTGCCAGATTTCCATTCCCGCCCCACGGCCGGATTACCAACTTCGACGGGGCGGCCGAAGCGGCCCAGCGGGCGATGGACCTGCCCCAACTGGCCGACGCCGGCGCGGTCAAGGCCAACCCCGACGCGCCGCAACTGCCGCTCCGGCGGCGGCTGCTCAAGGACGGAACGACCGTGTACATGGCCGTTCCCCGGCTTTCGGAGCCAGCGTGCTTTGTCGAACTCGACCCCGAATCGCTCTCGGACCTCGATGCTGCACCGACCGTCTCCCACATGCGGAACTACGGCCGCCCCGTCGAACCCCCGTCGATGCCGTCGATAGACGCTATCGTCGTCGGTAGCGTCGCTGTCACTCGGGATGGCGTCCGCGTTGGCAAGGGGGAGGGCTACAGTGACCTCGAATACGCCGTCCTGCGTGAGTACGGGCTTGTCGACGACGGAACACCGGTCATAACGACTGTCCACGACGTACAGGTTGTCGACGAGACGGTAGCCGCAGCGGCACACGACGTACCGATTGATATCGTCTGCACGCCGACGGAGACGATACGGCTCGACAGCGGCTCGAAGCCGGACGGCATCGACTGGGACGCCCTTGACGACGACCGACGCGAGGCCATCCCGGTGCTGGAATCTCTCGATTAATCCGTTCTGGGCAGTGCGTACGCGCCCGCGGCGAAGAAGACGACTGCTCCGGCTGCCAGCACCACGAGATTCAGGTACGGGTCGCTGCCGACCAACCCGGTTCCGCCGGTGTTAGCGACCGGCTCGTAGGTTGCCGCCCGGAGCCCACGTGCGAAGTACGTCAGCGGCGACAGGTCCAAAAGCGGCACGAACCACTCCGGCAAGAGCGCGGGCGGGACGAACGTCTCTGAGAGGAAAAGCAGCGGAATCGCAATCCCGTTTGAGGCCGCAATGGCGCCGTCCTGTGAGTCCGCGATGCGACCCAGTATCGCGCCGAGCCCACAGAACAGCGCAACGCCGAGCGCGACGTACGGGACCACAAGCAGCGAGAACGTGAAGGCTGCGTCGGTAACGAGCAACACGAGCCCAAGGATGAGCAGCGACGCCAGTCCGATGACGACGACGTTGACAAGCGTCTGGGCGAACAGCCACTCCGCTCTGGAAAGCGGCGTCGTCGCCAGCTTCTCGAAGCGGTTGCCGCTCCGGTGGCGCGCGACCTCACTACCGACCCGAGAAAGCGGGGTAAAGAGCACGACGACTGCCAAATAGCCGGCGACGTAGTAGCCGGCCGGCTCGGCGAAGAGCCCGCCGCCCGTGGGGTCCGTCCCGACCAGCGCACCGAATATCAATATCAGAATCACGGGGAAAAAGAACGTGAAGAACACCGCTGTCCGTCTGCGAACGAAGGCATACCACGCTGCCCGCGTCTCGGCTGCGATGCGGCCCGCCCGGCTCATGGCGACGCCTCCGTAACCGGTTCGCCGCCGGCAGCGACGTCAGTGCCAGTCAGCGCGACATAAACATCGTCCAGCGACGGCTGTCGCCAGACGAGGCCCTCGTAGTCAGCGCCGGCATCGTCAAGCGCCTCAACGACAGACGGAATCTCCCGCGGACCAGCGGGGACGGCGACGTGGCGCTCGTCGGGGAGTAGCTCGTACCCAGCATCTCGCAGCGCCGTCTTCGCGGCTGTCCCATCGTCCGCTTCGACGACCAGTCGGCTGTCACCGCCGTGGCGCTCGACGAGCTCCGAGGGCGTCCCGAGCGCGATGAGTTCACCGTCGGCGAGCATCCCGACCCGGTCGGCGAGTTCTTCGGCCTCTGCCATGTAATGTGTCGTCAGCAGGACCGTCGTTCCGCCCTCGGCCAGCCCCTCGATGAGCCGCCACAGGTCACGGCGACCGCGGGGGTCAATGCCGGTCGTCGGCTCGTCGAGAATCAGGAGGTCCGGGTCGTTGACGAGCGTCGTCCCGACACACGCGCGACGCTTCTGTCCGCCGGAGAGGTTCTCGTAGGCGGTTGCAGCGCTGTCAGTGAGTCCCACATCATCGAGAATGGCGTCGGTATCCCGCGTCTCGTCGTAGAGCCCGCCGTAGTAGTCGATGAGCTCCCGGGCCGTCAGCCGCTCGGCCGGCGTAAACTCCTGTGGGAGCAGTCCGATTCGGTGCCGGGCCACCGATTCGGGGGACTCACCGAAGACGGAAATATCGCCTTCGGCCGCGGTCGTCCCCGTCAGCGCCCGGATGAGCGTTGTCTTCCCGGCTCCGTTCGGCCCGATGAGCGCGAACACCTCGCCGGCGTCAACCGACAGGGAGACACCGTCGAGCGCCACCGTCTCGCCGTATTGGCGGCGCACGTCGGAAGCACGAATGACCATACAGAACGCCGGTGGGCCGTGGGCTAAAGGCTACTGTTCCAGCCGAGCGCCGCACTACGAGAGCCAGCGCCGAAACTGGCCGAGACCGGGGCGGTACGAGAGCAGCCCCACGGTGACGACGAAGACCGCAGTACTAATCGCGTAGCTTTGGAACTCGATTGCGGCCTGTGCGACCGCGCCGCCGCCCCCGACGACACCGCCGACGAGCGCGGCGATGACCGGCAGCGTACAGGAGACACACGAGAACAGCCCGAGCAGACCGCCCGCGACGGCGTGTTTCGCCTCGACGGCAGTCACGTAGATGAGGTAGGCCAGCACGCCGTA from Natronomonas pharaonis DSM 2160 includes the following:
- a CDS encoding DUF5817 domain-containing protein, with translation MYTVVGCPACRAIWVVEDRPETTECRRCGKRHRFGKLRSFAQTDTADAAARVRSSMLADRADDGAFVDPQTIDIEGVGIDDATFLSASGVDPDAVADAGETDTSGSRSRKRILLDGLSELDAPTEAEVVEYATAAGVPEAKAERLLTKLRRAGEVTETDGTLRRL
- the icd gene encoding isocitrate dehydrogenase (NADP(+)) produces the protein MGYDKVEVPAEGEKVAVDEDDELIVPDDPVIPIIHGDGIGTDVGPAAQKVLQAAADATGREINWMRVYAGESAREKYDENLPEDTIEALKEFKVSIKGPLTTPVGAGFRSLNVALRKKLDLYTNIRPTYHLDGVPSPVKQPEQMDMVTFRENTEDVYAGIEWEAGTDEVQEVKEFVEEQMGYDDVIHDGEVGIGVKPITEFGTKRLVRQAIDYALEKDRDSVTLVHKGNIMKFTEGAFRDWGYEVAREEYGEEVITEDTLWEERDGEPPEDAVVVNDRIADNMLQQILTRTDQYDVLAMPNLNGDYLSDACGAQIGGLGIAPGANIGDGRVLAEPVHGSAPKYAGQDKVNPTAMILSGRIMLEFMGWDDAADLVRDAVEQTIVDRKVTYDIERQVEDAEKLATSEYAEAVVDNLYDLA
- a CDS encoding isoaspartyl peptidase/L-asparaginase, yielding MRTIVHGGAGTAPAEPNERLAVLEGAADAGADAQTPTEAVCAAIRRLESAPRFNAGVGSAVQSDGYIRTDAGLMTDDRSVGAAAGMPGVEHAIDVARTVKDETPHVLVAGVHAVDLAETVGVETTVDLWTDRTRQRWDDLDTKPPDELGDQLAWVTDRFGGDPAGRDGTDHDTVGAVATDGDRIAAGTSTGGRWLALAGRVGDVPQVGSGFYCTPAGGVSATGAGEDIARQTLARSAADRLDAGDDAQRAVEAAIDDFDEAVEGTAGLIALTPDGDAGAAYSSEAMQTAVSGTL
- a CDS encoding DNA double-strand break repair nuclease NurA, with the protein product MTLDPVHFDGIAGLADRISHRVDATDHDAFAETVFEEFLDPLWHDGDRIVEPLGELRRRRIDIEDAALQDAPFPTQHGLDSGTINPTTFTNGLVIDIAHAAMAAVPSELSLHRSRTVVKTVHSNDRTVDCNEDDWSGFDRDGPDGDYFSRGRVLQAPHVNRYEEGVVHALSLYLAEVEHALDNAEAVEDLLVLDGPIYPKGLLAWSDRSPELADLLVENERPRDVVSSYLRLVEQFADRGVPLVGVVKNSASKAITRAVRNEKRAPWVNDAAFFERVLRRTGDDGELRTDALTFTNWFVSRCGVDEPLSKHGDALGLERNRPPEDYEVTFCCVFDPRTELLFRVEAPAVVTRDPELREALTMQLLRDIAHERGPPLAVAKADELARISRDEKRALVKTIEERFDAQEATDYNDERWTGPV
- a CDS encoding DUF420 domain-containing protein; amino-acid sequence: MSTASAPSFARNHPKALATVVTLVGYVVVIGTLYGDFGLYPEISESTVDLLAHAIAVVNAATIACLVAGIYWIRADEIQKHRAAMLAAFGLILVFLVLYLLKTGGGGRKEILAGEPLRGAYLAMLGIHIFLSVVAVPFVLYAITLGLTRTPTELKSTAHATVGRIAVTTWLVSLVLGIVAYLMLTFYYGPEQVEFVRGMA
- a CDS encoding 5-formyltetrahydrofolate cyclo-ligase, translating into MSATDKETLRSRIWDRLESDGLARFPFPPHGRITNFDGAAEAAQRAMDLPQLADAGAVKANPDAPQLPLRRRLLKDGTTVYMAVPRLSEPACFVELDPESLSDLDAAPTVSHMRNYGRPVEPPSMPSIDAIVVGSVAVTRDGVRVGKGEGYSDLEYAVLREYGLVDDGTPVITTVHDVQVVDETVAAAAHDVPIDIVCTPTETIRLDSGSKPDGIDWDALDDDRREAIPVLESLD
- a CDS encoding ABC transporter permease, with translation MSRAGRIAAETRAAWYAFVRRRTAVFFTFFFPVILILIFGALVGTDPTGGGLFAEPAGYYVAGYLAVVVLFTPLSRVGSEVARHRSGNRFEKLATTPLSRAEWLFAQTLVNVVVIGLASLLILGLVLLVTDAAFTFSLLVVPYVALGVALFCGLGAILGRIADSQDGAIAASNGIAIPLLFLSETFVPPALLPEWFVPLLDLSPLTYFARGLRAATYEPVANTGGTGLVGSDPYLNLVVLAAGAVVFFAAGAYALPRTD
- a CDS encoding ABC transporter ATP-binding protein; protein product: MVIRASDVRRQYGETVALDGVSLSVDAGEVFALIGPNGAGKTTLIRALTGTTAAEGDISVFGESPESVARHRIGLLPQEFTPAERLTARELIDYYGGLYDETRDTDAILDDVGLTDSAATAYENLSGGQKRRACVGTTLVNDPDLLILDEPTTGIDPRGRRDLWRLIEGLAEGGTTVLLTTHYMAEAEELADRVGMLADGELIALGTPSELVERHGGDSRLVVEADDGTAAKTALRDAGYELLPDERHVAVPAGPREIPSVVEALDDAGADYEGLVWRQPSLDDVYVALTGTDVAAGGEPVTEASP